A genomic window from Tolypothrix sp. PCC 7910 includes:
- a CDS encoding ATP synthase subunit I has product MSLSDESTASTPTTPNAQSGSDDEERVNSMGEFYQLYQKLLVITLVLTGIIFISVWIFYSLNIALNYLIGACTGVVYLKMLAKDVERLGGEKKRLSKSRFALFIGLIVLATQWHELQILPIFLGFLTYKATLLVYTVQTAFLPDS; this is encoded by the coding sequence GTGAGCTTGTCAGACGAATCAACTGCATCGACTCCAACAACACCAAATGCTCAATCTGGTTCTGATGACGAAGAACGAGTAAACTCTATGGGAGAGTTCTATCAACTCTACCAGAAGTTGTTGGTAATCACACTTGTGTTGACAGGGATAATATTTATCTCTGTGTGGATTTTTTATTCGCTAAACATTGCTCTGAATTATTTGATTGGAGCGTGTACAGGTGTGGTTTACTTAAAAATGCTGGCCAAAGACGTTGAGCGACTCGGTGGTGAGAAAAAGCGTCTGAGTAAAAGTCGTTTTGCTCTATTTATTGGGTTGATTGTATTAGCAACTCAATGGCATGAGTTACAGATTTTGCCCATTTTCTTGGGATTTCTAACTTACAAAGCCACGCTCCTCGTCTACACCGTGCAAACTGCGTTTCTTCCTGATTCTT
- a CDS encoding PEP-CTERM sorting domain-containing protein codes for MKLTKHVSLAAASVALTVAAVSAKPAQAASVVFDKQVGQEYKYKIKLDNANAADNNEQLKAGSSWTLSGMKGVNKVLADLDYLISLITPDQESVQLILKKQVKDKVGTSPSSLDFSIFSPFAPGIVDWSLTRLNPTKPTQTLFDDEVIGPVEDVPEPMTIGGSLLAVGFGTWLKRKKAQSTQKA; via the coding sequence ATGAAATTAACCAAACATGTCAGTCTTGCTGCTGCTAGCGTTGCTTTAACCGTTGCTGCTGTTAGTGCTAAACCTGCACAAGCAGCCAGTGTGGTATTCGACAAGCAAGTTGGTCAAGAATACAAATACAAGATAAAACTGGATAATGCCAATGCTGCTGATAACAATGAACAATTAAAAGCTGGTTCATCCTGGACTTTGTCAGGAATGAAAGGTGTTAACAAAGTCTTAGCTGACCTGGATTATTTAATATCTCTCATAACGCCAGATCAAGAGTCAGTTCAGTTGATCCTTAAAAAACAAGTGAAGGATAAAGTAGGCACTTCACCTTCATCCTTGGATTTTTCTATATTTAGTCCCTTTGCCCCAGGTATAGTAGATTGGAGTCTCACACGCCTAAACCCCACAAAACCGACTCAAACTTTATTTGATGATGAAGTCATAGGGCCTGTAGAAGATGTTCCTGAACCGATGACAATTGGTGGCTCATTGCTGGCTGTTGGCTTTGGTACCTGGCTGAAGCGCAAGAAAGCACAATCTACTCAGAAAGCTTAG
- a CDS encoding class I SAM-dependent methyltransferase, giving the protein MSDPQTVSTAVAKLYDTYPFPPEPLLDEAPPGYNWRWNWLAAYNFCTGQKPQKQDIRILDAGCGSGVGTEYLVHLNPQAQVVGIDLSAGTLAVAKERCQRSGANRVEFHHLSLFDVEQLPGEFDLINCVGVLHHTPDPIRGIQALAKKLAPGGLMHIFVYGELGRWEIQLMQKAIALLQGEKRGDYRDGVQVGRQIFASLPENNRIAKREKERWSLENHRDENFADMYVHPQEIDYNIETLFELIDASGLEFIGFSNPGFWQLERLLAKAPDLMERTKNLSGRQIYRLIELLDPEITHYEFFLGRPPITKADWSDDNALLAAIPELNPCIDGFPSQCIFNYDYQVVNLSADEFEFLQRCDSKLTVANILANVQMSLDVVRKLQQQQLILLTAS; this is encoded by the coding sequence ATGTCAGATCCTCAAACCGTTAGCACTGCTGTTGCCAAACTCTACGATACTTACCCATTTCCTCCAGAACCACTGCTGGATGAAGCCCCACCTGGGTACAATTGGCGTTGGAATTGGTTAGCAGCTTACAATTTTTGCACCGGACAGAAGCCACAAAAGCAGGATATTCGGATTTTAGATGCAGGATGTGGGTCTGGGGTGGGAACAGAATACTTGGTGCATCTCAACCCCCAAGCACAAGTTGTTGGCATTGACCTGAGTGCGGGTACCTTGGCAGTCGCAAAAGAACGTTGTCAACGTTCTGGGGCTAACCGTGTGGAGTTTCATCACCTGAGTTTGTTCGATGTAGAACAACTACCAGGTGAATTTGACTTAATTAATTGCGTTGGCGTTTTGCATCATACCCCTGACCCCATTCGTGGTATTCAAGCCTTAGCCAAAAAGTTAGCCCCAGGCGGTTTGATGCACATTTTTGTGTATGGTGAGTTGGGACGCTGGGAAATTCAACTGATGCAAAAAGCGATCGCTCTCCTGCAAGGTGAAAAACGTGGCGATTACCGTGATGGTGTGCAAGTTGGGCGGCAAATATTCGCTTCCTTACCAGAAAATAACCGGATTGCCAAACGGGAAAAAGAGCGCTGGTCATTAGAAAATCATCGGGATGAAAACTTCGCTGATATGTACGTTCATCCCCAAGAGATTGATTACAACATTGAGACGCTATTTGAATTAATTGATGCTTCTGGGCTAGAGTTTATCGGCTTCTCCAATCCTGGTTTCTGGCAATTAGAAAGACTTTTAGCCAAAGCACCAGATTTGATGGAGCGAACTAAAAACTTGAGCGGTCGCCAAATCTACCGTTTAATTGAATTACTCGATCCAGAAATCACCCATTACGAATTTTTCCTGGGTCGTCCCCCAATTACGAAAGCCGATTGGTCAGATGATAACGCTCTTTTAGCAGCAATTCCTGAACTTAATCCTTGTATAGACGGTTTTCCCAGTCAATGTATATTTAACTACGATTACCAAGTCGTCAATTTGTCAGCAGACGAGTTTGAGTTCCTGCAACGTTGTGATAGTAAATTAACAGTCGCAAACATATTAGCGAATGTGCAGATGAGCTTGGATGTAGTGAGAAAACTCCAGCAGCAACAGCTAATTTTGCTGACAGCAAGTTAA